The Erinaceus europaeus chromosome 11, mEriEur2.1, whole genome shotgun sequence DNA window ggacagaaaaatacaaggaCACACAGGTACATGGAACAGACCTAGGAGAAGGAAAGCACCACGGGGGTTGGGGGAGGTTTGCCTGGAAACCTGGGAGAAAGAAGGGCAGCAGGATACAGACACACTCAGCCTCCTGTTTCCAGGAGTCAATGTAaagattcctttaaaaataaataaataaataaataaataaggcttacTTTAGCTGTAGTATTTAAGAGATGACCCAACTCCCACTATATTTGGTGCTTGAAAAATCTACAGGTGTTGACTCCAGGAACTACTTTGGGGTTTTGCTGTTAGTTTTCGgagtcccctcccttctcagtttcattGTTCCTTAGCTGTGTGTGAGCTGGTTCCCCAACTTCAGCCAGGCTTCAGCCACtgacttcccccacccctcctctccagGCAGCAAGTAGCTTAAATATCCTTCTGTTGTGTCATTTCTTGTTGGGGGCGGGGGACGaagctgtttttcatttttcagttCTGATCTGGAATGTTCTGTCCACCACCATTGAACTGAGGCATCCTATTTCAGCAAGTCTGCTGAATTTTTTGTCACTCATCAGTTTATTAACTAGTCCCTTTGGCCTCCATGtaacaccacttgcaaagcatcaaTACGGTAGCTATACTTTTCCCCCTATACTTGTTGGGCTATTTGTTCTCTGGAGCCTCTTCTATATATCACCCTGTGAAAGTGTGGCTGGGGGACTAGCACAGCTGGCTGAGCATCAGACTTCCATATCTGAGGTTCTTGGTTTGAGTCTCGGAACTGCATGGACTGAAGTAGTACTCtgacttttctctcttccttctcttggcctctctctctctccctccccacccctctcatgataaataaatctttaaagaaaaaaatcagaattccTAAGTTAGACTCTTTATAGCTGGTCCTGTTTTATAGGTGTCTGTGTAAATTGAACAAAGTCTTGATTTACACTGTAAATCTAACCATATTAGCTCAGAGTTGTTGGGGCATAAAATGCTAAAAGTTTGCCATGGGACCTAGCTTTTAGTGTTATTACTGAAGCGTGTTAGGGAGCCTGCTGTaggaacacgcacacacacacacacacacacacacacacacacacacctgccccacCTGATTCACAAAGGGAGGGTTGTCTAAGAAAAGCTGCTGGCCTGTCCAAGGAATTCCTTTCCTGTAGAAGGGGAAAAGGATCTATTACCAGGCAACTCAACACCTATTGGACCCTTGCAAAGAGGCTGGCATAGCAGTGAATGTTTTCATGGTGGATTATGTTTTGCAGAGTAAGTAGTGAGTAGAACAGGGCCCTAGAGTCAGGTCTTTGTGATAGGTTCTACTTCCCAAAAGACTGGGAACCTGGGCACCCCCAGAGTGCTCAGAGCCTCTGCTCTGCATCTGCAAGGgatctctgaccccaccccccaaacccaGGTGGCTGAGGTGCCCATGTAGCTAGCACCTGGTAAAGCCTAGAATTGTTGTCAGTGTGAGCAGTTGTTTCATTCTCTTGTGACTTCAGTTTCCAATAGATCCCTTAAAGAAAGGCTCAGACACAGCTCATACTGGTTTAAAATCTCTAGAACTGTCCGGTCAAAGTTGCTGTTATGCTGCCTCTCATTTCTTTCCCACCCTCTCTCATACAAaatgcatgcacacacagacacactgcacCTTCCTTCCAGGTAAGCATTAGAAATGACACAGATGCCTCTGGCTACTCACTCTTCCCCCAACCTCTGTTCCTAAGCAACTTCCTGCAGTGAACAGCAGGCACCTGTGTGGTGACTGGTTTTGCTGAACAAGGTCAGGAATTGAGAGATTTCTGTTCTAGTGGTGGCCAGGGCAGGTAGTGTGACTGCTGCAGGCTGGGGGAGGAAGCACCTGAGACCAAACCCCAGAGGTAGCCCAGTGTTCCTGGCTTTTTGGCAACAGCACAGAACTCTGCTCAAGAGAGGGGAGCCAGTAAGCGGCGGCATGTGTGGCTCATCTGCTGGGTCAGCACATTCTTCCAGATTGCATTTATGCCTGTAAGAGGGACATTATGCCTACAGCACAGCGGGAAGCCCAGGCCCAGGGGCCAAGAAGCTAGTACTGCGGGTCCAGCTCTGAGCTGTCACATGGGGGCAAAAAGGCTAACTCACCAATTTCCTCTCACCTTTGGGCTTGGGGGAGTGGGGCAGAGAATCACCCTGGTTACCTCCCAgctacttttctctttttctcttccctctccccctgttactttccttcttcctccctccatttatttctctctcctctctctgcctccagttattgctggggctcagtgcctgcactatgaatccacagctcctggcagtcattttaatttttcccttccccccccccattttatttggtaggatagagagaaattgagagtggagcagagggagagggagagagaaaggcaggcacctgcagacctgcttcaccacttctgaagcattcccgctgcaggtagggagcaggggcttgaactctagtccttgtgcatagtactatgtgcacttaacagggtgcaccactgcctgcccccctttatTTCTCATTGCTAGGGATTTGGGGCTCCAGAACttagggctgactttttcagatagaatcagagacagatagagagggaaagagatcacagtaccTAGTTTCACCCAGTGCAGTGAAGAccaagcttgaacctaggttgcttgcatggcaaagcaggtatatATGTTCACAGGTGAGTTACTTCAATAGCCTTTCAACTTTTAAGATTTaacattgtcttttttatttaagtagaaattaaaaaaaaattttcatctttattgtatacagccaaaaatcaagagggagggaggtaatagggagacagagagacacctgcaacactgcttcaccactcacaaagctttccccttgcaggtggggaccaggggcttgaacccaggtccttgcacatagtaatatatgcactcaatcaggtgtgccatcactcagcccctaAAGATTTGATTTTAAGAGTGCACAAaacagagataccagagcactgttctggttaGGGTTAGGTATGGCACCACCACAGGTCTTAATCCTCTCTCTGGTGTGTGgcagttctgggaattgaacttgtgacctctggggccttaggcatgcaCATCTGGTATGCTATTGCTGCAGTCTCTCCCCAGCTTGCCACCCAACTTCTTTGTCCTAGACTTATCCTTATTCTTGATTTGCCACTTAGCTCAACCTGCCATAAGGTAGAACTGAAGGCCTCTTGAGGGATGAGGTTCTACTCCCAGGTGAAGTGGTATGGTGTGCTTTCTCTAGAGGCTGCTCTTGGTTGCTGCTAATGCCTTTAGCATTTTCCATGACTTACCCCACATCACAAGTGAATATGCTACTATCCTGCCCCAAAGttactacaaggacaacaaaggagcAAAATGTCTAACATTTGGTTGGAAAAATTATTCCAGAATCCTGGAGATACCATATGACAATGGGAGCACCTGTCCAAGGATAAGAGATTCAATTCAGAGGGAACACAAGAGTCATTCTATGAGAAAATCAGAAGGGTGTGTCTACTGCAAGTATGGAGAGCAGGGTGGGGTGAGAGATAGGAAGAATGTAGCAGAATGTGAAAATGGCAGCCACAAGCACTGGCCTAATTCAGGTCAGGAGCTGGTGATCAATAGTGCTAGTGTCCAGGGCATGACTACCATTCCAGGGAACTGAGCATCACCACTACCCACACAAGTTGTGCTGCATGTAAATATTGGTCTGGATACTGCCTGGACCAGAGTGTTTCCTGGCACCAGAATGAAGTATTACAACACATCCAGGTTAATATCCAGGATTCAGCCTCCTACTGGCTAGTGGCCCAAGTCCAAGTACTCCAGGGATGAAAACATCAAGTTCAACATTATAAGCACCAGATCTAAGCCAGTTGTGTGGGTGGCAAGCAGAGGAAAATGAAACCTACAGGTGTTCAAACTCTAGTTGAAAACCTGATGcaatcctgtaagaatggcaggAAAAGAGTCAGGGGGAGGTAGCCCATAAAGCCAGACAGTTTATCCCAGCTGGATAACGGTGGGGGTACATGAGAGTAGCTGTGTGCTTTGGAACTGGAGGAAGGCCAGCCTACTAGAGGAGGTAAAAAGCTGGGTAGGTGGGCTGGGCTAGTTGTAAAGAACTCCAAATTTAAGTATGTTAAAGTCTCACATCTTCCCTGGAGTGGCAGGGTTATAAGCAGGTTTTAATGTGTTTCTGAAATAGCTCTTGGATGAGTGGAAAAAATGGAGAGGATACACATAGCAACTCAAGAAATGATCTAGGCAAGAGCTGAGTGCAAAATGAAAATGGCAGAGCCAAGGAATACACAGAACCAATATGGAGGAAAGGGACCAACTCTATGGCAGACATAACAAAAGAGTAAGACTGTAAGATCTGAATTCATGTGATCACGGAGAAAGAAAGTCACTCCAACCTTTACAAGTAGTTCAAGATCTGAAgtctggccaatgagaacagataACTAGGATGGAGGGAGGTCATCAAAATGGACACAGACGGTGCTGGAATGAGGGCAGAGTTGACAATGCAACACAGACAGTATGGAGTGATAACCATGGCTTCAGAGGAAAAACGGTGGTTACTGAATAAATATGCCAATAAAGTGATCTGGAAGGACTCCACTCCTACTAGACTCCATAGAGAATGTTCATCTTCAGACTGAAAGGTTTGAGCAGCAACAATAGAAGCAAGAGGTTGAAGGATCTCACACAGCTGAACACATAAGTTCCCTGACGGTGATTACAAAGAATATCATAGGAGTCCCAAGAATATAGGACAGAAGTAATGGAAAAGACAAGGCTGAATTTGAGTGGGGGTGTTGTAAGGAGCTGAATGAAAGGAATCAAGAAATGGGTCAACAGGCAAGGAGGTCAGTATGTCTCATCTCAGTATCCAAACATTTATCATTTTCTCAAatatcaaccccccccccccagcactgttctgctctggattatggtggtgcaagggattgagcttgggtctttggagcctcaggcataaaattatctttgcataatcattatgctgtctcccttgtcAACTTCTTTCTTTCAGTGTGAAGCAATAATGGCAGTAGTGGTTTGGACAGACATGAACAGGGTAATTGAAGCTGTTTTGATTTTCACATTGAAATGGGTTTAGGGTCAAACTTAAGCTCAAGAGAAGTTGGGCTTTAGCACTGAGTGGAATAAGGTGATGTTAAACACAGATTCCAATACTGTATCACCAAACACAGGACTTACCTAAAAGGTTGTGGTAGAGTCCAAAATTTAGAGGATGAGTTCAAATATTAAGAGGATTATGGCCCCCAAAGTAACCATAAAGCCTTTCCCACAGAGAAAGTTGGTAACCACCCACAGCAACTATAAAATACTATTTCCTCAGACCTAGTCTGGGTTTACCACTGAAGAGACACAAAGACAAGAACATTAACACACAAAGTTGGCTTTTAAATACATCTTTATTTCTCAAACTCAAAGTTTCAAATTTTGTCAAGTTCTAACACATTTTCCATTGACAAGTGATTTTACCTGGAACATGTAAGAAGGCCCATGACCATTACACCAAAGAGGAAAACTCACATAGTCTAGGTACTGCTAAGGAATGAATGTTCAAAGGGCTATTTAAAtatacacccccacccccttaagAAAACCTCTTCCAATGAAGTCTAATGAATGTGTTACTTGTTATCGAGATCAGTTTGGAAATCAGTGATAAGTCAATTTTcctaagcatttatttattttacccaacaaaaacaaaaagaggctAATTGGTTACAACATTTAAATGACCAGAGACTTACTTAATGACTTCCTCTTTAGTGGATGACCTGCTTACCTTCCTATGAAAACAAATGACAACTTGTACCAACTCTCACTATGTGCAAGCAACACTATTTTCTTGGCTTACAcatcagcaattttttttttttttggtaaagtgATAGGTAAACATGATTTAGAACTTGAACTTAcaaaaagcatttttttctttcctgtttcacAACTTGGAAGTCCCCACAAATAATTATGAAGGGTTGGTGGATGTTTTAATACCACCCAGTCTACATACCTCCCTTGGTCCTCTGAATTTAATTGAGTTGGAGTATGGTCCAAAGTCAGCTGTGACTTCCTTGGTCTCTGCCAGATAAAGGATATGATGCTAGCTTTGGCAATGGCAAGCTCTTGCACCTTACAAATCCCATTCAATGGGTTCTCCCTAGTTAGTACCCCAGTGGAATGGTTCTATGTGCATCAAGGGCTTGGCTCACAACTGCATAGCTATAGTTCATCATCCTCAGAAGAGGACATTTGAGCTCAGAATTTAGGTGCATCCTAAATAAGGCACTGAAGATCAACTAGAAAGGCACTATTGTTCAAGGTGGAGAGTTGCTTTTGAATGCTACCATTTCCCCAAAGTTAACAAGACAAGACTTGTTAAAATCTTAACCCACCATGAAGGTCAGGAGCTAGTGTGAGAGGAGTAGCTGAGGGACAAACATATTCAGAATTAGCAAACTTATTGTTATGTCACCACAAAACAGACTCACACACAGATGACACTAACTCCCAGGGAAATATCAAACTTGGGATGGGAATACCTGAAGGTCAAACCACTCCACTACTACACACCAGGAACCCAAAATCTTGCCTACCCAAACTCTTTCAGTTTGCCAGATTCTTCAGGTGTGGGCCAGGCCACATCCCACATGGAGTCAGAGCCCTGACTAGGTGTTAGCGATAGTTTGGTTTCAAGGGTTTAAATTATTGAGTGAGAAATCATGTCTGACTGCCAAGATTCAAAGCTCAAGGTCGAGAATTTGGTGTGTACCCTTCTGCCAATCCAAGGAGGGAGAGGTACTATTCTAATCTCACTGCTGTTCAAACAGACTCTACGAAGTGGGCTGGGATAATAAGCTGCATACTTGCAAGGAGCATCAGAAAAATAGCTGAGAGTCCTGAAGTAAAAGCAACTGCTCAAGTTTATGTTCGAACGTGCACTTGAACATTAGTGCCCTCGGTCACTGCTAAATttcacattacacacacacacacacgcccaacTTCAGAGTACCCAGGTGAGCAGCGTGAAAGACAGGTTTCAGCTGGAATTTCCAGACACTTGAAACTCAAGCTTAACCTGGTCTAGTTCAAGGGTGGCAGAAGGCTTGCAGGTGGAAACAACTTTGTTTCAAAAGGGCAACTTtggcaagtgattttttttttttaccatgatgGTTCTAGAACACATGTGTGCCCTCAAATCCCAAACAGCTAGGCTAACTAAGAATTTCAGCTGAAGGTACTTCATCAAAATGACCATATGTCGATGGTGGTAAAGAACCAGGAATAGAGGTGAAGAGTGATTGGGGGGACTTAGAGAAACTTCTCCCTTCATCCTTGAAGGAAGATTAGTACCAACTAGGAACAGAAAGAGAATCATAAATAATTATACAGATAAGCTGAAAATTTAATTACTCAGTGTGGTTCTGATCCTGTCTTCATCATCTGGAGCTTcattaccccccaccccatccccaagcCTTCCTTGAGATGCAATACTGTCTTCTGTCAGCAGGTGCTTATTTGGCAGTTTCAGCACATAATAGCTCTGGTTAaatatatgcgtgtgtgtgtgtgtgcgcgcatgcacgcacacacacacatgcaaacatgTTATCATGTGACCACAACAGCAGCTTTTAAAGGCCACAGATGACCACATAGTTTTTAAACTTGAGATTCACTCTTCATTGTCCACCTTTAACACTGAAGCATCTGGGGGATCTCTCAAGGTCCTTGACTCAATACCAGCTAACTCACATGTAGCTATGCCTGTCAGGAGGCTGTTCACACAGAGAAAGGAGCCTCCAGTCACCTACTGAGCATGGAGACCAGCCTTGGGTTTCCATTTGACCTGCTTAAAAGGACTGAGACATCACATTCCAGAAATACAACAACCTGAAAATATACTAGAAAAAGGCAAACCATTCAGTTGCTTCTGAACGTATCTGCACTAAGGTCATTTTTGTTGCTTAAAGTGAGAAGAGAGCTAGCAAGAACTTAGggcttgggatttttttttctttatgacctCCAGAGAAGATGAAAAATTGGGAATATGGTCTTGGCAGAATCACTGTAGAAACCAAACAGACTGGCCATcttgggtttctttgttcttgatACCCTAAATTGATACTTTCTAGAAGATTCCACACAAAAGTTTCCAAACACAAAACCCCTTACCTAAATCTACTGGGAGAGCAACAGCAGATTCGACTATAACTCTCCCATGACTAAACTTGCTTCAGACTAGAGATTAACACTGCTTTCCTCCTAAAGTGCAGAAAATAAACAAGATCAAATCCACCAGAACAAGGAAAATCTTTGAGTCACTTCTCCAGTGCATCAGAGTGAATTGGTGCAAAGTGTTGTGGTTACTCCAATGCATGCAAACCTTGACAGAATGCTAGACCTCGGGTTTCATGTACCACATGGGTATAACAGGTTCACGTCTAAAGGTACTCTCAGCCAAAGAACTCTGCTCTGAAGAGTAGCACATTCCACAGGTTGctctgtttatttttaagttcCTGAATTTACTTGCTGTTAGAAAACCTGGAGAAGGTATGCACATTCTTTTtggaaaaacaaggacaaggacAAATCAGCCAGAAAATACCCACAAAGCAACAGCTTACCATACTTGGAATGTGACCAAATTGGGTTTCCAATTAAAACATGGAAAGACCCTCATATCAATTACGACAATGAATCTAGACTCAACACAATGCTGTTTTAGGAAAGGGATGAGCTAATGGGGGGAAATTGTGTCATTCAATAAGAATTccttaaagaagaaaaattgaacATTCATGTTTCCTATTTACAAtcagccccccaccaccaccaccaaatttctattTTAACATTAtgtttccacattttattttgttttcaagttACATTTCAAGAAAaggtctttttttctaatttttctttttttttttctcagcactCTCTCACAATTCCTTTTGATAGCACAACATCTAAGCCAGAAACCACTTCCAAACAGATCACAATTCTCCAGCTATTGGCTCTGCTGGGTTTGCCAAAAGGAGTCCTCAGCTCTGCTGACAGGGAATAAATGTAAGCATTTTAGCTCCTTGAACAAAAATTAAGCCACAAGAGCACCCTCAGATTTACCATTTTCTGCCTGACTAAAACTGATACAAAGGGGGACGTACACACTATCCACACAACTTTCATGGAACTGCTGAGAACCTCAGGTGAGGACCAACTTGGGCTACTTTGGAGGCTCAGTTGGGAAGACAATTAGTCCAGTTCTCTATGGCCCAAGTGTCTCCATATCTCAAATACTGCACAGAGCTCCAATCCCCTCTGTGCTTTTGGTTGGCCAACGCATGTTAATATTTATCTTGGAAAGATGTGGATAGGTCCATACTTCCTATTGAATTTTCCAAAGTGGCACTGGAAAAATGGGTCCCTTTAGGGTTGGCTCATGGTAGACTCATTCCAatgggtatacacacacacaaaaaataaaaaaaataaaaaaaagcagtTTCAGAGCTGAGTTCCCCTTTAAAAGCCAAACACCTACATCTAGAAGGAGGCTTCCCTACCTGAAAGCCCTTGCCCTATTGGGGTTCCCCAGGTGGTGGCAACCCTCAGGTCTCAAGGCTAGTTACAGGGCAGCCAGGTAGGGTAGGGCTGGCTGTAGGTGACTGGAGGGTGGGCAATGTAGTAGTTGCTGAAGTTGCCATCACTGACATAAGGAGCTGGCTGGTAATAACAGGTGACATTGGTGGCGTTGGGGATGATGTTCTGTTCTGCCAGCACGCGCAAGGCCAGGAGGGAGATGAGGTTGAGGGTCTGCCTCCGCTCGTGTCCCATGAGACACACGGTGCTCTCATTTACCACCCTGCGCAGGATCATGAGGTAGTCGTACTTGCTCCTCTCCTCCTCGGCAAAGTGGTTCTGAAGGTAGGTTTCCAGCTTCCTTTGCTGCTCGAGGATATCCGGGAAGTCGATGAAAAACCGAGAGCACATGTAACGCTCTAGAGTCTTGATTTCTTCCTGGTCAGTGGGTCTGAAATCCCGCACGAGCAGGTTGCTGTATTTGAGCAGTCCCCCGCCCCTGATCTCCTCGGGGTTCTTGGTGGCAATCAGTCTGTTCTGTAAGTGGTCGAAGGCTTCCTCAAAGTCCCCATACATGCTCTCCCCGATGACTTTGGGATGCAGGTGCTCCGAGATGGGGCTGCTAGAGCAGTCATAGAAGATGAGCAGAGAATCCAGGATGATCTGAAAGGAGTCCACACTGAACTCAAACTGACGCCGGATGGAGTCCACAAACTTGAGCTCCACATTCCTCCCGTTCTTGTTGGAGAGGGAAATGAGGCTCCAGCGATCCGTGTCTGTGCAGACCTTCACCAGCTTCTGGACGTAGGCCTCCTTCAGAGTGACTGGGCTGATTTTGAGCTTGTTCACGCCCTCCGGcaggaagttgagaagggagcGTAGAACCACGTCCCTGACCAGCTGGAACTCGACCTCTGTCGGGAGGGCCACATGGAAGATGAGGTCCAGGTCTTTGCAACCTAAGCCATTATCTTTGACCAGGACATGGCCAGCAGCAGAGCCATTCAGGCGAACATCCTGCACTTGGATGCCAGCCTCCTCCAGCTGGCTGCGGACAGTCTGGACAATGTCCTTCAGAGTTATCTCCAAGGTTGGAAAGTTGCCTCGTCCATGGATGGGGACGACCTctgtcaggacctcatgcagtcGGCTAACTTGATCCCAGCTGAGCACACTGAAGGACGAGCAGTCCCTGGCACTGCTGCTCTCCTCTGCCATCTCGAGGGTGTTCTTCCAGGGAgactgaaagggaaagagagacacaaacaAAGTCAGAAGTCACATCTACACAGCAAAGCAGCTTCATGGGCCTGGAGAAGATGCTCCTTGACCTCAGAACCTTCCCCTCACTGTCCAAAGGCAGTGAGTAACACCTGTTATTGGGTCACTGCATGGATGAAAGGAGTTAAAGGTATAAAGACCAGACCTATGATGGAGTGATGACAAGATGCTATTGATTTATTCTGCATCATGGACTCTTGTTGGTTGGTTAGTCAGCTGGATTTGCTTGTTTTGTCTAtgtgagggtggagggtagaacGTGCTGGTTTGGGGAAAGGAAACTATAAAACATATTAAACCAGAGCTGGGTGGAGGTgaacctggttgattgcacatgttacagtgcacaaagacctgggttcaagcccccagtccccacctacagggggaaagttttgcaagtagtaaagcagtatgacaggtgtttctctgtctctctccctatcacccccttccttcttaatttctggctatctctagccaataaatagataataaagtgatactctagccaataaatagatCTCTAGCCAattaatagataataaaatatacttaaaaaaacttATTAAACCAAGTAGGTCTCAATCATTTGCTGTACTTCTTTGTTGTCCACAGAGAGCATCTCTcctagggagtccagtggtagcacagcaggttaagagcaggtggcacaaagcgcaaggaccggcacaaggatcccagttcaagcccccagctccccacctgcaggggagtctattcacaagtggtgaagcaggtctgcaggtgtctatctttctctccccgtcttcccctcctctctccatttctctctgtcctatccaacaatgatgacatcaataacaataactacaacaaaacaacaagggcaacaaaagggaataaataaataaatatataaaaaagaaagcatctcTCCTCTTGTTGATTTCCTAACTATATTCTGGATTTCAACCCCCACACACAAGACACATCAATCTCCCACTCTACAATACTGAAAAAGAGTATCCTCATCATTTTTTAGGATCTGCATAGTATTCTACTGTGCTTATGTATCACAACCTTCttaccattcatctgttgttgggg harbors:
- the TENT5C gene encoding terminal nucleotidyltransferase 5C; translation: MAEESSSARDCSSFSVLSWDQVSRLHEVLTEVVPIHGRGNFPTLEITLKDIVQTVRSQLEEAGIQVQDVRLNGSAAGHVLVKDNGLGCKDLDLIFHVALPTEVEFQLVRDVVLRSLLNFLPEGVNKLKISPVTLKEAYVQKLVKVCTDTDRWSLISLSNKNGRNVELKFVDSIRRQFEFSVDSFQIILDSLLIFYDCSSSPISEHLHPKVIGESMYGDFEEAFDHLQNRLIATKNPEEIRGGGLLKYSNLLVRDFRPTDQEEIKTLERYMCSRFFIDFPDILEQQRKLETYLQNHFAEEERSKYDYLMILRRVVNESTVCLMGHERRQTLNLISLLALRVLAEQNIIPNATNVTCYYQPAPYVSDGNFSNYYIAHPPVTYSQPYPTWLPCN